The proteins below come from a single Molothrus ater isolate BHLD 08-10-18 breed brown headed cowbird chromosome 3, BPBGC_Mater_1.1, whole genome shotgun sequence genomic window:
- the LOC118684732 gene encoding cilia- and flagella-associated protein 251-like has translation MAKAEEEEEIKEEEGETKEEDEEVKEEEVEESKEEEELNEEEEKEAEEGLKEEEEPEEEQGKEEDEEGKEEAEGKEEEEGKEREEEAKEEEEAKEEEEETKEEDEEAKEEEEEAKEEEEEEEEAKVEEEEGKEEDEDAKEEEEEAKEEEEEAKEEEEEEEGKEEEEEAKEEEEEGKEEEEEAEEKAEGEEEVEEGDEEAEEEEEAKEGEEEAKEEEEEEEEEGKEEEEEAKEEEETKEE, from the exons atggcTAAGgctgaagaggaggaggaaataaaagagGAGGAGGGTGAAACGAAAGAAGAAGATGAGGAAGTAAAAGAGGAAGAAGTAGAGGAaagcaaggaggaagaggaactaaatgaggaggaagagaaggaagcgGAAGAGGGactgaaggaggaggaagaaccAGAGGAGgagcaaggaaaggaggaagatgaagaaggaaaggaagaagcagaagggaaagaggaagaggaagggaaggaaagagaggaagaagcaaaagaggaggaggaagccaaagaggaggaggaagaaacaaaagaggaagatgaggaagccaaagaggaggaggaagaggccaaagaggaggaggaggaag aagaagaagcaaaagtggaggaggaagaagggaaggaagaagatgaagacgcaaaagaggaggaggaagaagcaaaagaagaagaggaggaagccaaagaggaggaggaggaggaagaagggaaggaggaagaggaggaagcaaaagaagaggaagaggaagggaaagaggaagaagaagaagcagaagaaaaggcagaaggggaggaggaagtaGAGGAGGGAgatgaagaagcagaagaagaggaagaagccaaagagggagaggaagaagctaaagaggaggaggaagaggaggaggaggaagggaaggaggaggaggaagaagccaaagaagaggaagaaacaaaagaggag